A window of Corallococcus macrosporus DSM 14697 contains these coding sequences:
- a CDS encoding RelA/SpoT family protein, with protein sequence MIRLNDILQRVSQYHPDPDLDIIKKAYVYSAKVHQGQLRKSGEPYLVHPLEVAGILGELKLDEASIVTGLLHDTIEDTLATAEELTELFGSEVAHLVDGVTKLSKFSASASLSQEEKQAENFRKMIIAMAQDIRVILVKLADRTHNMRTLDHMSEEKQARIAQETLDIYAPLANRLGISWIKTELEDLSFRYVKPQEFFALQEKLNKRKKEREKYIEDTCDVIRSKLAERGLKGEVSGRFKHVYSIYKKIKSQGIDFDQIHDIIAFRIIAPTAPSCYEALGLVHEMWKPVPGRFKDFIAIPKPNMYQSLHTTIIGPLSERVEVQIRTAEMHKIAEEGIAAHWKYKEGKAVISKDDEKFAWLRQLMEWQQDLKDPKEFLETVKVDLFTDEVFVFTPKGDVRSLPRGATPVDFAYAIHSDVGNRCVGAKVNGKIVPLRYKMKNGDTVEVLTSPQQHPSKDWLTFVKTSRAQQRIRGFIKQQQREKSLQLGRELADRELKRFQLNFNRLLKSGEMKKAAVDLGFRVEDDMLVAIGYGKVTPQQLTHRLVPQEKLTAAEAGARADANTSAGPPPGASGNSVLPGLSRVTDLAKRLVGRSSRSGVQIGGVDDVLVRFGRCCNPVPGDPIAGFITRGRGVTVHTVGCEKALATDPERRVDVSWDVRGDFKRPVTLRVLTADRPGLLADITNTFSKKGVNISQANCRATGDDRAVNTFEVTISDLKQLTDLMRTIERLQGVYSVERI encoded by the coding sequence ATGATTCGCCTGAACGACATCCTCCAACGGGTTTCCCAGTACCACCCCGACCCCGACCTGGACATCATCAAGAAGGCCTACGTCTATTCGGCCAAGGTCCACCAGGGGCAGCTCCGGAAGTCAGGCGAGCCCTACCTCGTCCACCCGCTGGAGGTCGCCGGCATCCTGGGCGAGCTCAAGCTGGACGAGGCGTCCATCGTCACCGGACTCCTTCACGACACCATCGAGGACACGCTGGCCACCGCGGAGGAGCTGACGGAGCTCTTCGGCTCGGAGGTGGCCCACCTGGTGGACGGCGTCACCAAGCTGTCCAAGTTCTCCGCGTCCGCCAGCCTGTCGCAGGAGGAGAAGCAGGCGGAGAACTTCCGGAAGATGATCATCGCGATGGCGCAGGACATCCGCGTCATCCTGGTGAAGCTGGCGGACCGCACGCACAACATGCGGACGTTGGATCACATGTCGGAGGAGAAGCAGGCGCGCATCGCGCAGGAGACGCTGGACATCTACGCGCCGCTGGCCAACCGGCTGGGCATCTCGTGGATCAAGACGGAGCTGGAGGACCTGAGCTTCCGCTACGTGAAGCCGCAGGAGTTCTTCGCGCTCCAGGAGAAGCTCAACAAGCGCAAGAAGGAGCGGGAGAAGTACATCGAGGACACGTGTGACGTCATCCGCTCCAAGCTGGCCGAGCGCGGGTTGAAGGGCGAGGTGTCCGGCCGCTTCAAGCACGTCTACAGCATCTACAAGAAGATCAAGTCACAGGGCATCGACTTCGATCAGATCCACGACATCATCGCCTTCCGCATCATCGCGCCCACCGCGCCCTCCTGTTACGAGGCGCTGGGCCTGGTGCACGAGATGTGGAAGCCGGTGCCGGGGCGCTTCAAGGACTTCATCGCGATTCCCAAGCCCAACATGTACCAGTCGCTGCACACGACCATCATCGGTCCGCTCAGCGAGCGCGTGGAGGTGCAGATCCGCACCGCGGAGATGCACAAGATCGCCGAGGAGGGCATCGCCGCGCACTGGAAGTACAAGGAGGGCAAGGCCGTCATCTCCAAGGATGACGAGAAGTTCGCCTGGCTGCGGCAGCTCATGGAGTGGCAGCAGGACCTCAAGGACCCGAAGGAGTTCCTGGAGACGGTGAAGGTGGACCTCTTCACCGACGAGGTCTTCGTCTTCACGCCCAAGGGGGACGTGCGCTCGCTGCCGCGCGGCGCCACGCCGGTGGACTTCGCCTACGCCATCCATTCGGACGTGGGCAACCGGTGCGTGGGCGCCAAGGTGAACGGGAAGATCGTCCCGCTCCGCTACAAGATGAAGAACGGGGACACGGTGGAGGTGCTCACCAGCCCCCAGCAGCACCCGTCCAAGGACTGGCTCACCTTCGTCAAGACGAGCCGGGCGCAGCAGCGCATCCGCGGCTTCATCAAGCAGCAGCAGCGCGAGAAGAGCCTGCAGCTGGGCCGCGAGCTGGCGGACCGCGAGCTCAAGCGCTTCCAGCTCAACTTCAACCGGTTGCTCAAGTCCGGGGAGATGAAGAAGGCCGCCGTGGACCTGGGCTTCCGCGTGGAAGACGACATGCTGGTGGCCATTGGCTACGGCAAGGTGACGCCGCAGCAGCTCACGCACCGGCTGGTGCCGCAGGAGAAGCTCACCGCCGCGGAGGCGGGGGCCCGCGCGGACGCGAACACCTCCGCCGGGCCGCCGCCGGGCGCGTCAGGCAACTCGGTGCTGCCGGGCCTGTCCCGCGTCACCGACCTGGCCAAGCGGCTGGTGGGCCGCAGCAGCCGCAGCGGCGTGCAGATTGGCGGCGTGGACGACGTCCTCGTGCGCTTCGGGCGGTGTTGCAACCCCGTCCCCGGCGACCCCATTGCCGGCTTCATCACCCGGGGACGGGGCGTCACGGTTCACACGGTCGGCTGTGAAAAGGCCCTGGCCACGGACCCCGAGCGGCGCGTGGACGTGAGCTGGGACGTCCGGGGTGACTTCAAGCGCCCCGTCACCCTGCGCGTCCTCACCGCGGACCGGCCGGGCCTCCTGGCGGACATCACCAACACCTTCTCCAAGAAGGGCGTCAACATCTCCCAGGCCAACTGCCGGGCCACCGGGGATGACCGGGCGGTGAACACTTTCGAGGTCACCATCTCCGACCTCAAGCAGCTCACCGACCTGATGCGGACCATCGAGCGGCTCCAGGGCGTCTACTCCGTCGAGCGCATCTGA
- a CDS encoding FHA domain-containing protein — MSQLLLSSLAVVCPNCDGYNSPRSAACVLCGQALAESAAAPPRPATTQPPPAVARPGTPPGSRPVAVSNFPGGKVAEPVLPPAPGAIPPGLRPSARTPPPTAAGLSVERPSQPRAPAAPPGIMARTPGPATTRPPPPVPDSAMPSRPGVATAAPRPAPPAASRFGLAVVAGSARGQRYKLPVTGCVVGRQRGAILFSDDPFVSPLHATFLVKDGALFVRDESSASGVFVTVGGTEALTPRTLFSAGQRLFRFTGRLEPQPPVTGRPAIYGAPMPLGQVVYGVEEMLVGGRAGRAVMTAAPLLTIGLAHCDLSFPGDEGLAGRHCELSPTPTGALLRDLSGGLGTYVRLASGVERPLRPGDRVRLGQHVLQVETLG; from the coding sequence ATGTCACAGCTCCTGCTGTCCTCCCTCGCCGTGGTCTGCCCGAACTGTGACGGGTATAACTCGCCTCGCTCGGCCGCATGTGTGCTCTGCGGGCAGGCGCTGGCGGAATCGGCCGCCGCCCCGCCCCGCCCCGCAACCACGCAGCCGCCACCCGCCGTGGCCCGGCCCGGCACCCCGCCGGGCAGCCGGCCCGTCGCCGTGTCCAACTTCCCGGGTGGCAAGGTGGCGGAGCCGGTGCTCCCGCCCGCGCCTGGCGCCATTCCGCCCGGCCTGCGCCCCTCCGCGAGGACCCCGCCGCCCACCGCCGCGGGCCTCTCGGTGGAGCGGCCGTCCCAGCCGCGTGCGCCCGCGGCGCCTCCCGGCATCATGGCCCGCACGCCGGGCCCCGCCACCACGCGCCCGCCGCCGCCAGTACCGGACAGCGCCATGCCCAGCCGGCCCGGGGTGGCCACCGCGGCGCCGCGCCCCGCCCCTCCGGCCGCGTCCCGCTTCGGGCTGGCCGTCGTCGCCGGCTCCGCGCGGGGCCAGCGCTACAAGCTGCCCGTCACGGGGTGCGTGGTGGGCCGCCAGCGCGGCGCCATCCTGTTCTCGGACGACCCCTTCGTGTCGCCCCTGCACGCCACCTTCCTGGTGAAGGACGGCGCGCTCTTCGTGCGCGACGAGTCCAGCGCGTCCGGGGTGTTCGTCACCGTGGGCGGCACCGAGGCGCTCACCCCACGCACCCTCTTCAGCGCCGGCCAGCGGCTGTTCCGCTTCACGGGCCGCCTGGAGCCCCAGCCTCCGGTGACGGGCCGCCCCGCCATCTACGGCGCGCCCATGCCACTGGGGCAGGTGGTGTACGGCGTGGAGGAGATGCTCGTCGGTGGCCGGGCGGGACGCGCGGTGATGACGGCGGCGCCGCTGCTCACGATTGGACTGGCCCACTGCGACTTGAGCTTCCCCGGCGACGAGGGCCTGGCGGGGCGCCACTGCGAGCTGTCCCCCACGCCCACCGGCGCGTTGCTGAGGGACTTGTCCGGAGGCCTGGGCACCTACGTGCGCCTCGCCAGCGGCGTGGAGCGCCCCCTGCGCCCGGGAGACCGCGTGCGGCTGGGCCAGCACGTGCTGCAGGTGGAGACGCTGGGCTGA
- a CDS encoding RidA family protein, which produces MARKAIHSDQAPKAIGPYSQAVQVDAGKMTFLSGQIPLNPATMEMVQGDVVAQAEQVMENLKAVLAASGLDFSHVVRCTIYLTNLGDFAKVNEVYGRHFTGAPPARATVQVSALPKGAQVEIDAIAVS; this is translated from the coding sequence ATGGCTCGCAAGGCAATCCACTCCGACCAGGCCCCCAAGGCCATTGGCCCGTACTCCCAGGCGGTGCAGGTGGACGCCGGGAAGATGACCTTCCTCTCCGGCCAGATTCCCCTCAACCCCGCCACCATGGAGATGGTGCAGGGGGACGTCGTCGCGCAGGCGGAGCAGGTGATGGAGAACCTGAAGGCCGTGCTCGCCGCCAGCGGGCTGGACTTCTCCCACGTCGTGCGCTGCACCATCTACCTCACCAACCTGGGCGACTTCGCCAAGGTGAACGAGGTCTACGGCCGCCACTTCACCGGCGCGCCGCCGGCCCGGGCCACCGTGCAGGTGTCCGCGCTGCCGAAGGGCGCCCAGGTGGAGATTGACGCCATCGCCGTGTCCTGA
- a CDS encoding serine/threonine-protein kinase translates to MHCPSCGADAQESSRFCPACGATLVRTPDADEYAGKTIAFKYRVEALIGEGGMGKVYRARQLSLDKVVVLKVLRHTLLSDERTVARFQREAKAASRLNHPNSISVLDFGQAEDGALYIAMEYVAGQDLHQILSREWPLNEGRVVRIVSQVLSALSDAHGAGVIHRDLKPENIMVEPRRNEPDFVKVLDFGIAKITDSTDDGPALTRAGFVCGTPEYMSPEQARGSQLDHRSDLYAVGVILYQLMTGLLPFESDSAVGFATKHLTEEPPPPTRRRPDARISPAMERLILRALSKNPADRPASAEAFKAELQAVDKERRRMDSAPRRAANSSAVLAPLPRKSAASPQSDVRDATLPGWGNEVTMEATVRALPGVLEPLPANADAIASTREQTDSLVHTQPGSGGSGGVAFFFKSLTILLVVAAAGFFAYYFFMGGGSRGTQDLPYALPTNAPVPAGANNTAVGASPDVPLYDRAIVAGARNVQRALELTREGDKALQRADVGLAASKYREAFTNSGDPELALKLGEIYWHRQNPDKEEARAWWQRHLREQPSSKARALIEQRLGGTVAQPASP, encoded by the coding sequence TTGCACTGCCCCTCCTGCGGCGCTGACGCGCAAGAATCCTCCCGTTTCTGTCCCGCCTGTGGCGCGACCCTCGTGCGCACGCCCGATGCGGACGAGTACGCCGGCAAGACGATTGCCTTCAAGTACCGGGTCGAGGCCCTCATTGGCGAGGGCGGCATGGGCAAGGTGTACCGTGCCCGGCAGCTCTCCCTGGACAAGGTGGTGGTGCTGAAGGTGCTGCGGCACACGCTCCTGTCGGACGAGCGCACCGTGGCGCGCTTCCAGCGCGAGGCCAAGGCCGCCAGCCGCCTCAACCACCCCAACTCCATCAGCGTGCTCGACTTCGGGCAGGCCGAGGACGGGGCCCTCTACATCGCCATGGAGTACGTGGCGGGGCAGGACCTGCACCAGATCCTCAGCCGCGAGTGGCCCCTGAACGAAGGGCGCGTGGTGCGCATCGTCAGCCAGGTGCTGAGCGCGCTGTCGGACGCGCACGGCGCGGGCGTCATCCACCGCGACCTCAAGCCCGAGAACATCATGGTGGAGCCCCGGCGCAACGAGCCGGACTTCGTCAAGGTGCTCGACTTCGGCATCGCGAAGATCACCGACTCCACGGATGACGGGCCGGCGCTCACCCGCGCGGGCTTCGTGTGCGGCACCCCCGAGTACATGTCGCCCGAGCAGGCGCGGGGCTCGCAGCTCGACCACCGCTCGGACCTGTATGCCGTGGGCGTCATCCTCTACCAGCTCATGACGGGCCTGCTGCCCTTCGAGTCGGACTCGGCGGTGGGCTTCGCCACCAAGCACCTCACCGAGGAGCCGCCGCCGCCCACGCGCCGCCGCCCGGACGCCAGGATTTCCCCGGCCATGGAGCGGCTCATCCTCCGGGCCCTGTCCAAGAATCCGGCGGACCGCCCCGCCAGCGCGGAGGCCTTCAAGGCCGAGCTGCAGGCCGTGGACAAGGAGCGCCGCCGGATGGACTCCGCGCCGCGCCGCGCGGCCAACTCCTCGGCGGTGCTGGCGCCGCTGCCGCGCAAGTCCGCCGCCAGTCCGCAAAGCGACGTGCGGGACGCCACGCTGCCCGGGTGGGGCAACGAAGTGACGATGGAGGCCACGGTGCGCGCCCTGCCGGGCGTGCTCGAGCCGTTGCCCGCGAACGCGGACGCGATCGCCTCCACGCGTGAGCAGACGGACTCGCTGGTCCACACGCAGCCGGGCTCGGGCGGCAGCGGCGGGGTGGCGTTCTTCTTCAAGTCGCTGACCATCCTGCTGGTGGTCGCCGCGGCGGGGTTCTTCGCCTACTACTTCTTCATGGGCGGGGGCAGCAGGGGCACGCAGGACCTGCCCTATGCGCTGCCCACGAATGCCCCGGTGCCCGCCGGCGCGAACAACACCGCGGTGGGGGCGAGCCCCGACGTGCCCCTCTACGACAGGGCGATTGTCGCGGGGGCGCGGAACGTCCAGCGCGCGCTGGAGCTGACGCGGGAAGGTGACAAGGCGCTGCAGCGCGCCGACGTGGGACTGGCGGCGTCCAAGTACCGCGAGGCCTTCACCAACAGCGGTGACCCGGAGCTGGCCCTGAAGCTGGGTGAAATCTACTGGCACCGGCAGAACCCGGACAAGGAAGAGGCCCGGGCCTGGTGGCAGCGTCACCTGCGCGAGCAGCCCTCGTCCAAGGCGCGCGCCCTCATCGAGCAGCGCCTGGGCGGCACCGTGGCGCAGCCCGCGTCGCCCTGA